In Nymphaea colorata isolate Beijing-Zhang1983 chromosome 5, ASM883128v2, whole genome shotgun sequence, one genomic interval encodes:
- the LOC116254216 gene encoding carbamoyl-phosphate synthase large chain, chloroplastic, with the protein MGSRCFPPPSVLTIPTSNSYKSDKPCIFFYSKKHSRFLKKPLRVALPACSAGGAREPNSGSENGVGFNLPTSESAAFRTFEFVGDGARRGRRNDIKKILILGAGPIVIGQACEFDYSGTQACKALKEEGYDVVLINSNPATIMTDPETADRTYITPMTPELVEQVIEKERPDAILPTMGGQTALNLAVALAESGVLDKYGVELIGAKLGAIKKAEDRDLFKQAMENIGIKTPPSGIGTTLEECLEIADWIGEFPLIIRPAFTLGGTGGGIAYNREEFETICKAGLAASLTSQVLVEKSLLGWKEYELEVMRDLADNVVIICSIENIDPMGVHTGDSITVAPAQTLTDKEYQRLRDYSVAIIREIGVECGGSNVQFAVNPADGEVMVIEMNPRVSRSSALASKATGFPIAKMAAKLSVGYSLDQIANDITKKTPASFEPSIDYVVTKIPRFAFEKFPGSQPVLTTQMKSVGEAMALGRTFQESFQKAVRSLEAGYAGWGCSNAKELDWDYEQLKYSLRVPSPDRIHALYVAMKKGMQIQEIHEISFIDTWFLTQLKELVDVEQFLLGTSLERLTKQDFYEVKRRGFSDKQIAYATSSTEKEVRARRLSLGVLPSYKRVDTCAAEFEAHTPYMYSSYEHECESDPSQKKKVLILGGGPNRIGQGIEFDYCCCHTSFALQDAGYETIMMNSNPETVSTDYDTSDRLYFEPLTAEDVMNVIDLERPDGIIVQFGGQTPLKLALPIQHYLDEFKPMSASGSGPVRIWGTSPDSIDAAEDRERFNAILNELGIEQPQGGIAKSEADALAIAEQIGYPVVVRPSYVLGGRAMEIVYSDEKLVRYLENAVEVDPSRPVLVDRYLSDACEIDVDALADSQKNVVIGGIMEHIEQAGVHSGDSACSLPTKTVPASCLETIRTWTVKLAKRLNVCGLMNCQYAITASGDVFLLEANPRASRTVPFVSKAIGHPLAKYASLVMSGKSVYDLGFTKEVIPGHVSVKEAVLPFEKFQGCDVLLGPEMRSTGEVMGIDFQFPMAFAKAQIAAGQRLPLSGTVFISLNELTKVHLLAIARGFSSLGFRIVATSGTATRLELEGIPVERVLKLHEGRPHAGDMVANGQIQVMVITSSDDSLDQIDGRQLRRMALAYKVPIITTVAGALATVEAIRSMKQSPVNMLALQDYFSVQGITGISGEELQRTSSLDL; encoded by the exons ATGGGTAGCAGATGTTTTCCTCCTCCGTCCGTTCTGACGATTCCTACGAGCAATTCCTACAAATCTGATAAGCCCTGTATCTTCTTCTACTCAAAGAAGCACTCCAGGTTTCTTAAGAAACCTCTTCGAGTTGCCTTGCCCGCCTGCTCGGCCGGCGGCGCGAGGGAACCGAACTCGGGAAGCGAAAATGGGGTGGGATTCAACCTTCCCACGAGCGAGAGTGCGGCCTTCCGGACCTTTGAGTTCGTCGGTGATGGAGCTCGAAGGGGCAGGAGGAATGACATCAAGAAGATTTTGATTCTTGGTGCTGGGCCGATCGTCATCGGTCAAGCTTGCGAGTTCGATTACTCGGGAACTCAGGCCTGCAAGGCTTTGAAGGAAGAAGGGTACGATGTCGTTCTGATTAATTCGAATCCGGCGACGATCATGACCGATCCGGAGACGGCTGACAGAACCTACATTACTCCGATGACACCGGAGTTGGTCGAACAGGTGATCGAGAAGGAGCGCCCCGACGCAATTCTGCCCACGATGGGCGGACAGACTGCTCTGAATTTAGCAGTGGCGTTGGCGGAGAGTGGGGTTCTGGACAAGTACGGCGTTGAGTTGATCGGGGCGAAGCTCGGCGCCATCAAGAAGGCGGAAGACAGGGACTTGTTCAAGCAAGCCATGGAGAACATTGGCATCAAGACGCCACCTTCTGGGATTGGAACCACTCTGGAAGAGTGTCTGGAGATAGCCGATTGGATTGGAGAGTTTCCACTTATAATCCGGCCGGCTTTTACGTTAGGTGGTACTGGTGGCGGGATCGCTTACAACAGAGAGGAGTTTGAGACGATATGCAAGGCAGGGCTTGCAGCAAGCTTGACGTCTCAGGTTCTCGTGGAAAAATCGTTGCTGGGATGGAAGGAATATGAGCTTGAGGTGATGAGAGATTTGGCTGACAATGTGGTGATCATCTGCTCCATTGAGAATATTGATCCCATGGGTGTCCATACAGGCGACTCGATCACGGTCGCCCCTGCTCAGACGCTCACAGATAAGGAGTACCAGAGGTTGAGGGACTATTCAGTTGCGATCATTCGGGAAATTGGTGTGGAGTGTGGAGGATCGAACGTCCAGTTTGCTGTTAATCCTGCAGATGGTGAAGTCATGGTGATTGAGATGAATCCTAGAGTGTCGAGGTCGTCGGCGTTGGCTTCCAAGGCCACCGGCTTTCCAATAGCCAAGATGGCAGCGAAGTTATCCGTTGGGTACTCGCTGGACCAGATTGCTAATGACATTACCAAGAAAACTCCTGCTAGTTTCGAGCCATCCATTGATTATGTGGTGACAaag ATACCACGATTTGCATTTGAGAAATTTCCTGGCTCTCAACCAGTTCTGACAACACAAATGAAGTCTGTTGGTGAAGCTATGGCCTTGGGCCGAACTTTCCAGGAGTCATTCCAGAAAGCAGTTCGTTCCTTGGAAGCTGGTTATGCTGGTTGGGGTTGTTCAAATGCCAAGGAACTGGACTGGGACTATGAGCAATTGAAATACAGCCTTCGTGTACCTAGTCCCGACCGCATTCATGCTTTATATGTTGCGATGAAAAAGGGAATGCAAATTCAAGAAATTCATGAAATTAGTTTCATAGATACATGGTTCCTTACCCAGCTAAAAGAATTAGTAGACGTGGAGCAGTTTTTGTTGGGAACAAGCTTGGAACGTCTAACAAAGCAGGACTTCTATGAAGTGAAGAGGAGAGGTTTCAGTGATAAGCAAATTGCGTATGCAACATCATCTACAGAGAAAGAAGTACGCGCAAGGCGTCTGTCACTTGGTGTGTTGCCTTCATACAAAAGGGTTGACACTTGTGCTGCAGAGTTTGAGGCTCATACACCATATATGTACTCTTCATATGAGCACGAATGTGAATCGGATCcaagtcaaaagaaaaaggtgttGATACTGGGTGGAGGACCAAATAGGATTGGCCAGGGTATTGAGTTTGATTATTGTTGCTGCCACACCTCATTTGCTCTTCAG GATGCCGGATATGAAACTATTATGATGAACTCAAATCCAGAAACTGTGTCTACGGACTATGATACAAGTGACCGTCTTTACTTTGAACCACTCACAGCGGAAGATGTTATGAATGTCATTGACTTGGAACGTCCAGATGGCATTATTGTTCAGTTTGGTGGTCAGACACCACTAAAGCTGGCCCTGCCAATCCAGCATTACCTTGATGAATTTAAGCCCATGTCAGCAAGTGGTAGTGGACCAGTGCGTATTTGGGGCACCTCTCCTGATTCCATAGATGCTGCTGAAGACAGAGAAAGGTTCAATGCAATTTTGAATGAACTTGGTATTGAACAACCACAAGGGGGTATAGCAAAAAGTGAAGCTGATGCACTAGCCATTGCTGAGCAAATAGGATACCCGGTTGTTGTGAGACCATCATATGTTTTAGGTGGACGGGCAATGGAAATTGTGTACAGTGATGAGAAGCTAGTTAGGTACCTAGAGAATGCTGTTGAAGTTGATCCTTCACGGCCTGTTTTGGTTGACAGATATCTTTCAGATGCATGTGAAATAGATGTAGATGCTCTTGCTGATTCCCAAAAGAATGTGGTTATTGGTGGTATAATGGAGCACATAGAGCAGGCTGGAGTACATTCTGGTGATTCGGCATGCTCACTACCAACTAAAACTGTCCCAGCCTCCTGCTTGGAGACAATTCGTACTTGGACAGTGAAGCTAGCAAAGCGGCTTAATGTATGCGGGCTGATGAATTGCCAGTATGCCATCACAGCATCAGGTGATGTTTTCCTCTTGGAGGCCAATCCTCGTGCTTCTCGTACAGTTCCGTTTGTGTCAAAGGCTATTGGTCATCCACTTGCAAAGTATGCTTCTCTTGTAATGTCAGGCAAGTCTGTGTATGATCTTGGTTTCACGAAGGAGGTTATCCCTGGCCATGTTTCTGTGAAGGAGGCAGTGCTGCCATTTGAGAAGTTTCAAGGCTGTGATGTGCTGCTTGGTCCAGAAATGCGTAGTACTGGGGAAGTCATGGGAATTGATTTCCAATTCCCAATGGCTTTTGCAAAGGCTCAAATAGCTGCAGGTCAGAGGCTTCCACTGTCTGGCACTGTTTTCATTAGCTTGAATGAGTTGACGAAAGTCCACTTGCTAGCAATTGCTCGTGGATTTTCCAGCTTGGGATTTAGGATAGTTGCTACTTCTGGTACAGCCACCAGACTTGAGTTGGAAGGGATCCCAGTGGAGCGGGTCCTCAAGTTGCATGAGGGGAGGCCACATGCAGGTGATATGGTAGCAAACGGTCAAATTCAAGTGATGGTGATAACTAGCTCTGATGATTCGCTTGATCAGATTGATGGGCGGCAACTGAGGAGAATGGCATTAGCATATAAAGTCCCTATCATCACAACCGTAGCCGGAGCATTGGCTACTGTGGAGGCAATACGCAGCATGAAGCAAAGTCCTGTCAATATGCTGGCTTTGCAAGATTATTTTAGTGTCCAAGGAATAACTGGAATTTCCGGTGAAGAACTGCAGCGGACTTCATCTCTTGACCTTTGA